The genomic stretch TTAGCTTGGGCGATCGCAGCTGTTACTCTTTGGCTACCGTGAGTCACCATCGCCGCATTTACCGCTGAATCTACAGGCTCCACGTAATAAGAATGCACAAAATAGACGTAGGGATTAGAGGGTAAACCATCCCAGAGAGTTAAATCTTTTTGATTTAGTTCAAGTTGATTCCAACCCATCTGAGGTATGGTTAAATTAGGTTCTGCTCGAAAACGACGCACTTTACCGGAAATTATCCCTAAGCCGTCTTCTGTTCCTTCTTCTGAGGCTTCAAACAGAATCTGTAAGCCTAAACATATTCCTAAAAAAGGTTTGCCACTGGCGATTGCAGCTTTAATGGGTTTTTCTAAATTGCGTTTACGTATCTGTTGCATCGCCGGATCAAAAGATCCTACACCTGGTAAAACCACTGCATCAGCTGCGGCAATCTGACTAGCAGAATCGGTAATTTGAGGCTTAGCACCTGCTTTTTCTAATCCCTTACAAGCAGAGTGCAGATTTCCCATATCATAATCAACAACCGCTATTGCTACCATTTTTTTAAGATTCAGATGTTCAATATTATCTTATCATAATTTAAAATACACTTAATAATTTCAGATGCTTTTAACTTGTTTACTTAATCATTAATGGCAGAACAACATCTAGATCAATTAACACTTATTAACGAAATCGAAACTCTATTAATTTACTACAGTTTTGAAGTAAAAGAAAATAATTATCATGATTTAATTGATCGATGGATGAATAGTTATCCCCTGCAATGGATCCGTTTGGCTCTACTTGAAGCCCTGTATTTAGGTCGCTACAAGAGTCTTTCTATTGAGCAAATTTTAGCGGTATGGACTAAAAAGGGTAATTATACACTGCGTTTTAATCATGATTTTGAGTCTTTAATTTGTCGTAATTTACCTCAAAACTTATCCCAGTCAACCCAGATTAGTAAGAGTGAAGCAAG from Gloeocapsa sp. PCC 73106 encodes the following:
- the hisH gene encoding imidazole glycerol phosphate synthase subunit HisH, producing the protein MVAIAVVDYDMGNLHSACKGLEKAGAKPQITDSASQIAAADAVVLPGVGSFDPAMQQIRKRNLEKPIKAAIASGKPFLGICLGLQILFEASEEGTEDGLGIISGKVRRFRAEPNLTIPQMGWNQLELNQKDLTLWDGLPSNPYVYFVHSYYVEPVDSAVNAAMVTHGSQRVTAAIAQANLQGVQFHPEKSAENGLKILANFVTRVGIALSAGERGKGKG